One window of Catonella massiliensis genomic DNA carries:
- a CDS encoding ATP-binding protein yields the protein MSFGIEKLIVYRNLANDEILKEVADIIREFEADATDRDELISRIYNCINKLLAVSTENGFDNNLWQNYLTYLLVMDENPFALSCEKEGDRGGSVVSFVLGDFAIIKGLFHYDFAKVEEELGISCFSVITNYKAIKKADTRINKNVSDKVKDLSRLLNAAKDENEFYERVTEFYKTFGVGKFGLNKSFRISEKDGSIIPITNTVEIRLHELVGYEIQKEKLIANTKAFVDGKRANNCLLYGDAGTGKSSSVKAVLNRFYPDGLRMIEIYKHQFVYLSEILSQIKNRNYRFIIYMDDLSFEEFETEYKYLKAVIEGGLEVRPENVLIYATSNRRHLIRELWSDRTDMEHNQDVHHSDTMQEKLSLADRFGITIGYFAPNQNEYFDIVSGIAGEYPELKLDEKELHNEARKWEIANGGRSGRTARQFVDYLLGSKQSGGIDEKEKNNS from the coding sequence ATGTCATTTGGTATAGAGAAGCTGATAGTCTATAGAAACCTCGCTAATGATGAGATCCTTAAGGAAGTGGCGGATATCATCAGGGAATTTGAAGCTGATGCCACGGACAGGGATGAACTTATAAGCCGTATTTATAACTGTATCAACAAACTCCTTGCGGTAAGTACTGAGAATGGCTTTGATAATAATCTATGGCAGAACTACCTTACCTACCTCCTTGTTATGGATGAAAATCCATTTGCACTTTCCTGTGAGAAAGAAGGAGACAGGGGAGGAAGCGTTGTAAGCTTTGTGCTTGGCGACTTTGCCATTATAAAAGGGCTTTTTCACTATGACTTTGCGAAGGTTGAAGAGGAGCTTGGAATTAGCTGCTTTAGCGTGATTACTAACTATAAGGCTATCAAAAAGGCAGACACAAGGATAAATAAAAATGTATCAGACAAGGTAAAGGATTTGTCCCGTCTGTTAAATGCAGCAAAAGATGAAAATGAATTCTACGAGAGAGTTACTGAGTTTTATAAGACATTTGGGGTAGGAAAGTTTGGTCTTAACAAGTCATTTAGGATATCTGAAAAGGATGGCAGCATTATTCCTATTACCAATACTGTGGAAATAAGGCTTCACGAGCTGGTCGGATATGAAATACAAAAAGAGAAGCTGATAGCCAATACCAAAGCCTTTGTGGATGGAAAGAGAGCCAATAACTGTCTACTATATGGAGACGCAGGTACAGGCAAGTCTTCAAGTGTAAAGGCTGTGCTTAACAGGTTCTACCCTGATGGACTTAGGATGATAGAGATATATAAGCATCAGTTTGTCTATCTTTCAGAAATTCTGTCTCAGATAAAGAACAGGAATTATAGATTCATCATCTATATGGATGACCTTTCTTTTGAAGAGTTTGAGACTGAATACAAGTACCTAAAGGCTGTGATTGAGGGCGGACTTGAGGTAAGGCCAGAGAATGTACTCATATATGCCACTTCAAACAGAAGACATCTGATAAGAGAGCTTTGGAGTGACAGGACGGATATGGAGCATAACCAGGACGTACATCACTCTGATACGATGCAGGAGAAGCTCTCCCTTGCTGACAGATTTGGTATAACCATAGGTTATTTTGCGCCAAATCAGAATGAATATTTTGATATAGTTTCAGGGATAGCGGGCGAGTATCCAGAGCTTAAACTAGATGAGAAAGAGCTTCATAACGAGGCAAGAAAGTGGGAGATAGCAAATGGTGGACGCTCGGGAAGAACAGCCAGACAGTTCGTGGACTATCTCCTTGGAAGTAAACAAAGTGGTGGTATAGATGAAAAAGAGAAGAATAATAGTTAA